From Roseibium alexandrii DFL-11, the proteins below share one genomic window:
- a CDS encoding carbohydrate ABC transporter permease, with protein sequence MSDTTLSSSTAVGLPAFRFSAAETLKHVVLIFGSLIVLLPFYVMVSYSFKSPAEIMQNIGGFFGAQEAFRDDYCIKLGKDVADCMVTPVIYNYTTAFEKAPLIRYLLNGVIVTASIFIIQVLVALPCAYALAKLRFWGRDAVFGLVLFSLLIPVHAIALPLYIMLAKVGLTNTYAALIIPWTISVFGIFLMRQFFMTVPDDLIDAARMDGMNEFSIIWNVMLPTAIPALLAFAIFSVVAHWNDYFWPRIVITGDRSLFTPPLGLREFKGDADGDNFGPMMATATIIVAPLIVAFLIAQRRFIEGITLSGMK encoded by the coding sequence ATGAGCGACACAACTCTTTCCTCTTCCACCGCGGTTGGACTGCCAGCCTTCCGGTTTTCAGCGGCTGAAACCTTGAAACATGTGGTCTTGATCTTCGGCAGCCTGATCGTGCTGCTGCCGTTCTACGTGATGGTCAGTTACAGCTTCAAAAGCCCGGCTGAGATCATGCAGAACATCGGTGGGTTCTTCGGCGCGCAAGAAGCATTCCGCGACGACTATTGCATCAAGCTCGGCAAGGATGTGGCCGACTGCATGGTGACACCGGTCATCTACAACTACACCACTGCTTTTGAGAAAGCGCCGCTCATCCGGTACCTCCTCAACGGCGTGATCGTAACGGCGTCCATCTTCATTATTCAGGTTCTTGTCGCACTGCCCTGCGCCTATGCGCTGGCAAAACTCCGATTCTGGGGGCGCGACGCTGTCTTCGGACTGGTTCTGTTCAGCCTCCTCATCCCAGTCCATGCCATCGCGTTGCCGCTCTACATCATGCTGGCCAAGGTCGGGCTTACCAACACCTATGCCGCACTGATCATTCCCTGGACGATTTCGGTATTCGGCATTTTCCTGATGCGCCAGTTTTTCATGACCGTCCCCGATGACCTCATCGACGCGGCGCGGATGGACGGCATGAACGAGTTCTCGATCATCTGGAACGTCATGTTGCCGACCGCGATCCCTGCCCTCTTGGCCTTTGCGATCTTCTCGGTCGTTGCGCATTGGAATGATTATTTCTGGCCGCGGATCGTGATCACCGGCGACAGATCACTGTTCACCCCACCGCTTGGCCTGCGCGAATTCAAGGGCGATGCGGATGGCGACAATTTCGGCCCGATGATGGCGACCGCAACGATCATCGTGGCACCACTGATCGTTGCCTTCTTGATTGCTCAAAGACGTTTCATCGAAGGCATCACACTCAGCGGGATGAAATAG
- a CDS encoding extracellular solute-binding protein, whose translation MKKTLTAIALLLAAPAAHADEKVTIEFAYPYSHLFDVTYEKILPKFNEQFPNIEVKIRATYESYEDGTNTILREAVAGTLPDVTMQGLNRQAILVEKGIAKSLEPFILKEETFEKDGYHDAMLKLGSFNDDIYGLPFSVSLPVGYYNMDVMAKAGITTVADLPKSWDEVVEVCGKLHEAGVRNPMFWGWNITGNWFLQALMWSQDKATMEGNAFQVSSDEGLKSLETMKGIFRGCDMQNIEWKAALASFSAGEIGMMFWSTSALGAVERAKGDFELKTNEYPGIEASGPKGLPAGGNAAMLVSSSEDPKVLNAAWEWLKFITSGEGAADVARTTGYMPPNKAANEVILADFYQQNPNKETAVRQLPLLRDWQAYPGDNGLAITQVIYDGIEGIVTGEFDDMAELQEQLDEEVSDLLPSN comes from the coding sequence ATGAAAAAGACCCTCACCGCAATAGCACTACTGCTGGCAGCCCCCGCTGCACATGCAGACGAAAAAGTAACGATCGAATTCGCTTACCCGTATTCCCATCTTTTTGATGTGACATACGAGAAAATCCTGCCGAAATTCAACGAGCAGTTTCCGAACATCGAAGTTAAGATCCGGGCAACATACGAATCTTACGAGGACGGCACGAACACAATCCTGCGTGAAGCTGTTGCCGGCACGCTCCCGGACGTCACCATGCAGGGTCTGAACCGTCAGGCAATCCTGGTTGAAAAGGGAATTGCCAAGTCGCTCGAGCCTTTCATCCTGAAGGAAGAAACGTTCGAGAAAGACGGCTACCACGATGCCATGCTGAAGCTCGGCTCGTTCAACGACGACATCTATGGCCTGCCGTTTTCTGTCTCCCTGCCAGTCGGCTACTACAACATGGACGTGATGGCGAAAGCCGGAATCACAACTGTTGCCGACCTGCCGAAGTCTTGGGACGAAGTCGTTGAAGTCTGCGGCAAACTCCATGAGGCCGGCGTTAGAAACCCGATGTTCTGGGGCTGGAACATCACCGGGAACTGGTTCCTGCAAGCTCTGATGTGGTCCCAGGACAAGGCGACCATGGAAGGCAATGCGTTCCAGGTTTCTTCCGACGAAGGTCTGAAGTCTCTGGAAACCATGAAAGGCATCTTCCGCGGCTGCGACATGCAGAACATTGAGTGGAAAGCAGCCCTTGCCTCCTTTTCTGCCGGCGAAATCGGCATGATGTTCTGGTCGACATCTGCGCTCGGTGCTGTGGAGCGTGCCAAAGGCGATTTTGAGCTGAAGACCAACGAATACCCGGGCATCGAGGCATCTGGCCCGAAAGGCCTGCCAGCTGGCGGCAACGCGGCCATGCTTGTGTCTTCTTCTGAAGATCCGAAGGTCCTGAATGCTGCCTGGGAATGGCTCAAATTCATCACCTCCGGTGAAGGCGCCGCCGACGTTGCCCGGACCACAGGCTACATGCCGCCGAACAAGGCTGCCAACGAAGTCATCCTGGCGGATTTCTATCAGCAGAACCCGAACAAAGAGACCGCTGTCCGCCAGCTGCCACTGCTGCGCGACTGGCAGGCTTACCCGGGTGACAATGGCTTGGCGATCACTCAAGTCATCTACGACGGGATCGAAGGCATTGTGACCGGCGAATTCGACGACATGGCCGAGCTGCAAGAGCAGCTGGACGAAGAAGTTTCAGATCTTCTGCCGTCCAACTGA
- a CDS encoding phosphodiesterase yields MKLLQLTDIHLTKPGDTIAGRDPNENFRKALGHAVTHHPDAEAIFITGDLSDWGDKDDYLRLKAEIAECPLPIHLCIGNHDERDVFLSVFPEGADENGFVQAIVPLSEGTAILLDTWGPDTHAGFYCSKRQDWLDRELSKATAPVFLFMHHNPVPIGIAPMDKIMLQDADGFGQVVARHAAKIRHIFHGHCHLPLAGSLHDIPFSAPRGTNHAGWPDFANKGNLAGSDLPESYAVVLAEETSTMIHMIEYGYEGTVRREGSPDYADWDRLTMVR; encoded by the coding sequence ATGAAACTTCTCCAACTGACGGACATTCATTTGACCAAACCGGGCGACACGATTGCCGGACGGGATCCGAATGAGAATTTCCGAAAAGCCCTTGGTCATGCCGTTACCCATCATCCTGACGCCGAAGCCATTTTTATTACCGGCGATCTCTCTGATTGGGGCGACAAGGACGATTATCTACGCCTGAAAGCAGAAATCGCCGAATGCCCGCTCCCCATTCATTTATGCATTGGCAATCACGACGAGCGGGATGTTTTTTTGTCTGTGTTTCCGGAAGGCGCGGACGAGAACGGATTTGTTCAAGCGATTGTTCCATTGAGTGAAGGAACGGCAATTCTGTTGGACACCTGGGGACCGGACACCCATGCCGGGTTTTATTGCTCCAAACGGCAAGACTGGCTCGATCGGGAGCTTTCCAAGGCCACGGCCCCGGTTTTTTTGTTCATGCACCACAACCCGGTGCCAATTGGCATTGCGCCCATGGACAAGATCATGCTGCAGGACGCAGACGGATTTGGCCAAGTCGTAGCCCGGCATGCAGCCAAGATCCGGCATATCTTCCATGGGCATTGCCATCTGCCTCTGGCTGGTTCCCTGCACGATATTCCCTTTAGTGCACCGCGCGGCACCAATCATGCGGGATGGCCGGATTTCGCCAACAAGGGCAATCTCGCTGGATCGGACCTGCCGGAGAGTTATGCGGTCGTTCTCGCCGAGGAAACTTCGACCATGATCCACATGATTGAATATGGATATGAGGGCACCGTTCGCCGTGAAGGGTCTCCCGATTACGCGGACTGGGACCGCCTCACCATGGTGCGTTAG
- a CDS encoding carbohydrate ABC transporter permease, with product MPRSNAHYWFVGPALFLMFVILLLPIGIASIMSFTNYSLGNSGAEFVGLENYEKIFTRSTYEKMFGATFRYVFVVVPLSVGLGLGAALLINSTKRFGDLYKTIYFLPVMAALIAMAIVWEFAFHPTIGIVNSTLERGCGTVLEVWGWYAHGCERGFPLWLTDRDYAIWTVAFIGVWQGFGFNMVLYLAGLTSVPRELYQAAEMDGAKSAWDRFRLVTWPMLGPTTVFVVTISFIRSFQVFDTVEAFYPQGGGPSKSVYVMMFAIYEKAIQQNLMGIGAAITVVFLAFVMFLTLVQRWLVERRVHYT from the coding sequence TGATGTTTGTCATTTTGCTGCTGCCGATTGGCATCGCATCCATCATGAGCTTCACGAATTACAGCCTGGGCAATTCCGGCGCTGAATTCGTTGGCCTCGAGAATTACGAGAAGATCTTCACCCGTTCCACCTATGAAAAGATGTTTGGCGCGACTTTCCGCTATGTCTTTGTGGTTGTCCCACTCTCCGTTGGACTGGGCCTCGGCGCTGCGCTGCTTATCAATTCGACCAAGCGCTTCGGTGACCTTTACAAGACAATCTACTTCTTGCCCGTGATGGCTGCGTTGATTGCAATGGCCATCGTTTGGGAGTTCGCCTTTCACCCGACCATCGGAATCGTCAATTCCACGCTGGAGCGCGGTTGCGGCACTGTTCTGGAGGTCTGGGGCTGGTACGCGCACGGGTGTGAGCGGGGCTTCCCGCTCTGGCTGACAGACCGCGACTATGCCATCTGGACAGTCGCCTTCATCGGGGTCTGGCAGGGCTTCGGCTTCAACATGGTGCTCTACCTCGCGGGTCTGACATCTGTGCCGCGTGAGCTTTACCAAGCGGCCGAAATGGATGGCGCAAAGTCGGCCTGGGACCGGTTCCGGCTTGTCACATGGCCGATGCTCGGCCCGACCACGGTCTTTGTCGTCACCATTTCGTTTATCCGCTCGTTCCAGGTCTTCGACACGGTCGAGGCGTTTTATCCGCAAGGCGGCGGACCGTCAAAATCGGTCTACGTCATGATGTTTGCCATCTACGAAAAAGCGATCCAGCAAAATCTCATGGGAATTGGCGCGGCCATTACCGTCGTCTTCCTGGCTTTCGTAATGTTTCTCACGCTCGTCCAGCGCTGGCTGGTGGAAAGAAGGGTTCACTACACATGA